One window of the Desulfuromonas acetoxidans DSM 684 genome contains the following:
- the rplC gene encoding 50S ribosomal protein L3 produces MVNGILGKKLGMTQIFTESGMRIPVTVIEAGPCTVVQKKVVDTDGYDAVQLGFGEQKAHRINKPKMGHFKKAGKGVFASLREMDGEIAELEVGAEIVCGDVFSAGDIVDVMGTSKGKGFQGVMKRWNFSGGRSTHGSKFHRAPGAIGCSAWPSRVFKGKKMAGQMGNERVTIQNLEIVDVRADQNLILVKGAIPGPKNGLVTIRKAIKA; encoded by the coding sequence ATGGTTAACGGAATTCTGGGAAAAAAACTGGGCATGACCCAGATATTTACCGAAAGCGGTATGCGCATCCCTGTGACAGTTATTGAGGCTGGCCCTTGCACAGTTGTGCAGAAGAAAGTCGTCGATACTGATGGTTATGATGCTGTACAGCTTGGTTTTGGCGAACAGAAGGCCCATCGGATCAATAAGCCCAAAATGGGCCATTTTAAAAAAGCCGGTAAGGGTGTTTTCGCCTCTCTTCGTGAGATGGATGGTGAAATCGCCGAGCTTGAAGTTGGTGCTGAGATCGTTTGTGGCGATGTTTTTTCTGCCGGAGATATTGTTGATGTTATGGGGACCAGTAAGGGTAAAGGTTTTCAGGGCGTCATGAAACGTTGGAACTTTTCTGGTGGTCGTAGTACGCACGGCTCTAAGTTTCATCGTGCTCCTGGTGCGATTGGTTGCAGTGCTTGGCCTTCTCGCGTATTTAAGGGCAAGAAAATGGCGGGCCAGATGGGCAACGAGCGTGTCACGATTCAGAATCTGGAAATCGTGGATGTTCGCGCTGATCAGAACCTGATCCTGGTGAAGGGTGCTATCCCCGGCCCTAAAAACGGTCTGGTAACGATCCGTAAAGCCATTAAGGCTTAA
- the rplB gene encoding 50S ribosomal protein L2, which produces MAIKKFKPTSPGRRHMTASTFEEVTTATPEKSLLEPLKKSGGRNNNGRITKRHTGGGHKRKYRIIDFKRDKREIPARVVSIEYDPNRSARIALLSYADGEKRYILAPVGLEVGAEVVASESADIQPGNAMAIRAIPLGTWVHNVELKVGKGGQLARSAGAYAMIAAKEGRYAQLRLPSGEVRLVLQECCATIGQVGNTDHENVKIGKAGRNRWLGKRPQSRGVAMNPVDHPHGGGEGKSSGGRHPVTPWGVPTKGYKTRTNKRTDRFIVRRRNK; this is translated from the coding sequence ATGGCGATCAAAAAGTTTAAGCCGACCTCGCCGGGGCGCCGCCACATGACAGCCTCGACTTTCGAGGAGGTAACCACAGCGACACCTGAAAAGTCACTTTTGGAACCTCTGAAAAAGTCTGGCGGACGCAATAACAACGGACGAATTACAAAGCGCCACACTGGCGGTGGTCACAAGCGTAAATACCGCATTATCGACTTTAAGCGGGATAAAAGAGAAATTCCTGCTCGAGTGGTTTCCATTGAGTACGACCCGAACCGTTCAGCACGCATTGCTCTGCTGAGCTATGCTGATGGCGAGAAGCGTTATATCCTTGCCCCTGTTGGTTTAGAGGTTGGTGCAGAGGTTGTCGCTAGTGAGTCGGCGGATATTCAACCGGGTAATGCCATGGCAATTCGTGCCATTCCTTTGGGCACCTGGGTTCACAATGTTGAGCTGAAGGTTGGCAAGGGTGGTCAGCTGGCACGTAGCGCTGGTGCTTATGCCATGATCGCTGCAAAAGAAGGCCGTTATGCTCAGCTTCGTCTGCCTTCCGGTGAGGTTCGTTTGGTACTCCAGGAGTGCTGTGCGACTATTGGCCAAGTGGGTAATACCGACCATGAAAACGTCAAGATCGGTAAGGCTGGACGTAATCGCTGGCTCGGCAAGCGTCCTCAGTCTCGTGGCGTAGCTATGAACCCTGTTGATCACCCGCATGGTGGTGGTGAAGGTAAGAGTTCTGGTGGACGTCATCCTGTTACGCCTTGGGGTGTTCCCACTAAGGGCTATAAAACCCGTACGAACAAACGGACGGATCGTTTCATTGTCCGTCGTCGGAACAAGTAG
- the rplD gene encoding 50S ribosomal protein L4: protein MAKVTVYDMQKNQVSERELNEVVFDAEVRPYLVHDMVRYQLAARRQGTSACKNRAAVAGGGKKPFKQKGTGNARQGTVTAPNHVGGGVAFGPTPRNYAFKLNRKVKKLALCSALSSRFQEQKLTVLSELKLDSISTKSFKQVVDRFELKDALVVIDAANPEVELSARNLRNVKVLRADGVNVYDVMKYSNLVLTEGAVEQLEGALA from the coding sequence ATGGCAAAAGTAACTGTTTATGATATGCAAAAAAACCAGGTTTCAGAGCGCGAGCTGAATGAGGTCGTTTTCGACGCTGAAGTTCGCCCGTACTTGGTGCATGACATGGTTCGATATCAACTTGCTGCACGACGTCAGGGTACGTCTGCGTGTAAAAACCGTGCTGCTGTAGCCGGTGGTGGCAAGAAGCCGTTTAAGCAGAAAGGTACCGGCAATGCACGTCAAGGTACCGTTACTGCCCCTAACCATGTTGGTGGTGGTGTGGCTTTTGGTCCGACTCCGCGTAATTACGCGTTCAAGTTGAATCGCAAGGTAAAAAAGCTGGCTCTGTGTTCAGCGCTGTCCTCCCGTTTTCAGGAGCAGAAACTGACGGTACTTTCAGAGCTGAAGCTTGACTCAATCAGCACAAAAAGTTTCAAGCAGGTTGTGGATCGCTTTGAACTTAAGGATGCACTCGTTGTTATTGACGCTGCGAATCCTGAAGTCGAACTTTCGGCACGTAATCTCCGTAACGTTAAGGTGTTGCGCGCCGACGGTGTCAATGTGTATGACGTGATGAAGTACTCCAACCTGGTTTTGACCGAAGGCGCTGTGGAGCAGCTGGAAGGAGCGTTGGCGTAA
- the rpsC gene encoding 30S ribosomal protein S3 produces the protein MGQKVHPVGFRLGVIRTWESKWYADEDYARFVHEDLKLRNYLKKRLYHAGISKIEIERAAGKMKLNIYAARPGIIIGKRGSEVEALKQELAKLTDKEIFLNIQEVRKPEMNAQLVAEGVALQLERRVAFRRAMKRSVGQSLRFGAQGIKITCSGRLGGAEMSRTEWYREGRVPLHTIRADIDYGFAEAKTTYGIIGVKVLIFKGEVLSREQ, from the coding sequence TTGGGCCAGAAAGTTCATCCTGTAGGGTTTCGCCTGGGTGTCATCAGAACCTGGGAATCGAAGTGGTATGCAGACGAAGATTATGCACGCTTTGTCCATGAAGATCTGAAACTGCGTAACTACCTGAAGAAGCGCTTGTATCATGCCGGCATCTCAAAAATAGAGATCGAGCGTGCTGCAGGTAAAATGAAATTGAATATTTATGCTGCGCGTCCCGGTATCATTATCGGCAAGCGTGGTTCGGAAGTTGAGGCGCTTAAGCAGGAGCTGGCCAAACTCACCGACAAGGAAATCTTCCTTAATATTCAAGAAGTTCGCAAGCCTGAGATGAATGCTCAGCTCGTGGCTGAAGGCGTCGCGCTTCAACTGGAGCGTCGTGTCGCTTTCCGCCGCGCCATGAAGCGTAGCGTAGGTCAATCTCTGCGTTTCGGTGCCCAGGGTATTAAGATCACGTGCAGTGGTCGTCTGGGTGGTGCCGAGATGAGTCGCACCGAATGGTATCGTGAAGGTCGTGTGCCTCTGCACACGATTCGTGCTGATATCGATTACGGTTTCGCTGAAGCGAAAACGACCTACGGTATTATTGGAGTCAAGGTTCTCATCTTCAAGGGCGAAGTTCTCTCGCGAGAGCAGTAG
- the rplV gene encoding 50S ribosomal protein L22 produces the protein MEAKAKLRFVRMSPQKARLVVDMIRGKNVQEALNILRFSPQKPAGIVAELVKSAVANAEQKGVADVDKLYVKTITVDQGPALKRFIPRAQGRASKIRKPTSHVQVVLDEI, from the coding sequence ATGGAAGCAAAAGCGAAATTAAGATTTGTCCGCATGTCCCCGCAAAAGGCTCGCCTTGTCGTGGATATGATTCGCGGAAAAAATGTACAGGAAGCGCTGAATATTTTGCGCTTTTCCCCGCAAAAGCCTGCAGGTATCGTTGCGGAACTGGTGAAGTCAGCAGTTGCAAATGCCGAGCAAAAAGGCGTAGCAGATGTTGATAAACTGTATGTTAAGACAATTACGGTCGACCAAGGACCGGCTTTGAAGCGCTTTATTCCTCGCGCTCAGGGTCGTGCCAGTAAGATCCGTAAGCCAACTAGTCACGTCCAGGTCGTTCTGGACGAAATTTAG
- a CDS encoding 50S ribosomal protein L23 translates to MKPLHHIIKKPLVTEKTAIQKEEGRVVVFEVAKDANKIEIKQAVEKAFDVKVDDVNTMIVAGKVKRVGRQFGKRPNRKKAYVTLAEGSNIDFFGV, encoded by the coding sequence ATGAAGCCTTTACATCACATTATTAAAAAGCCGCTGGTTACCGAGAAAACCGCGATTCAGAAAGAAGAAGGTCGCGTGGTTGTATTCGAAGTAGCTAAAGATGCAAACAAGATTGAAATCAAACAGGCTGTGGAAAAAGCTTTCGACGTCAAGGTTGATGATGTCAATACGATGATCGTTGCAGGTAAGGTGAAGCGCGTTGGTCGTCAATTTGGCAAGCGTCCTAATCGGAAGAAAGCATATGTAACTCTCGCTGAAGGCAGCAATATCGACTTCTTCGGCGTGTGA
- the rpsJ gene encoding 30S ribosomal protein S10, translating to MSSQKIRIRLKAYDHKLLDMAVNEIVDTVKRTGSHLAGPIPLPTVINKYCVLRGPHVNKKSREQFEIRTHKRLLDILDPTQQTVDALMKLDLSAGVFVEIKL from the coding sequence ATGTCCAGCCAGAAAATAAGAATTCGCCTGAAGGCGTACGATCATAAACTGCTCGATATGGCAGTGAATGAAATTGTTGATACGGTTAAGCGGACGGGGTCCCATCTTGCCGGCCCTATTCCTTTGCCGACTGTGATCAACAAATATTGTGTTCTGCGTGGTCCCCACGTTAACAAGAAGAGCCGTGAGCAGTTTGAGATCCGCACTCACAAGCGGCTGTTGGATATTCTCGACCCTACACAGCAAACAGTGGATGCTCTGATGAAGCTTGACCTTTCAGCGGGTGTCTTTGTTGAAATCAAGCTGTAG
- the rpsS gene encoding 30S ribosomal protein S19 → MARSIKKGPYVEESLLRKVDLEGGTTASKVIKTWSRRSTIIPEFVGHTFAVHNGKKFLPVYVSENMVGHKLGEFAPTRTYYGHGADKKSKRK, encoded by the coding sequence GTGGCTAGATCGATTAAGAAGGGACCTTATGTAGAGGAAAGCCTGCTGCGCAAGGTTGATTTGGAAGGTGGAACGACGGCCAGCAAGGTCATTAAGACTTGGTCTCGCCGTAGCACGATTATCCCCGAATTCGTAGGGCATACCTTTGCTGTACATAACGGAAAGAAGTTCCTTCCCGTTTATGTGAGTGAGAATATGGTAGGTCATAAACTTGGCGAATTTGCACCTACTCGGACCTATTACGGTCATGGTGCAGATAAGAAGTCCAAGAGAAAATAA